The segment TCCGCAAAGAAAGTATTCCCTATAGCTAGATTTGGAATAGGTGGAGCTGGACTTTTTGGAGATCTTCAAGCTCTCACTAGAATAATGAATGCAAATATCAAATATTATGAGCTGTATAACAATAGGCCAATTTCTACTAAAGCTGCAGCTAAATTGCTCTCAATAATACTATATCAATATAAGTACATGCCATTTATATCTGAAGTTCTATTTGGAGGCGTTGATGATGGTCAACCACAGCTATATGTTTTAGACCCCTTGGGATCACTACTGGACGATGTTTATGCAGCAGTTGGCTCCGGGGCAAGGGTATCAATAGGAGTTCTAGAAGCGGAATATAATGAGTCTATGACCTTAATGCAAGGAAAGGAACTTACCATTAAATCTCTCAGAGCTTCGGCAGAGAGAGATGTTACTTCGGGTGACGGGATAGACATATTAACTATTTCAAGGGATGGCAAAATAAATACGGAATTTCTGTCCTCATAAAGCTAGTTGTTAATTATTTCATGTTATTTATATTTTAATCGTCTTATCTCGTATATACTGTATCAATCGTGATTTAGTATTTCATTTCGTATTAGTTTTGGAGCGTTCTGATATACTGACGATAAATTAAGAAAACTTAAGCAGTTGATTTCTTTATGCAAAAATATATATGGTCCATAATTTTTAATCCTTTCTTCTCAATGAATGATTCATTAGAACTTATTCTTAATAGGGGGCCAAAGAAGGATATTATGGTAGTATAACTTTCGTCCTTTTTCTTTTTCTCTGTCACTACGTAACCGTGGGCACAGAAGTCCCTTTCTGAAAATTCTGGCCTCTCTTTGGAAATAGTCAAGTTGACCTTTTCGCCTTGTTCAAACATGTTAATAGAGGATATCATGTCTAATGTGATGTCTATATCTTTGCATTTTATGCTTATTACCAAGAGATCCCTTAGTTCGCCTTTCTTTATGGAAACTATGTCACAAATTTCCGAGAATACGTAATTACTAAGCACGGGAATCACTCCACTATTTAAACTCCTATATTTTAACTTTATGTGGGTTTCAGATATGAGTACCCCAAAAAGGATCCTGGCAGACATGAACTCTCTGCTTGAGAAAACTGTAATCATCAAGTTAACCGATGGAAGGAGCTATTCTGGTCAATTGTCTTCTTATGAACTGTCTCCTTTTATGATAAGCCTTGTAAACGCAAAAGACGGCGAAAACAATACATTCTATAAGGTTGTTATAAATGGGGATGTAATTTCAGAAATTATTGCTAAATCTACTCCCGTATTTGATGTTAGAGAGTTTGCAGATTTATTACAAAAAAGTTTGGGATTGAGGCCAGGTGACGTAAAACTTTACGAAGAGGTTGGAGTAATAACAGTGTTAGAAAGGATAAAAGTTTCAGAAAGCGGTGTTGAGGGAAGTGGGCCTATGGCACAGCGTATATATGATTTATATAACGACTATGTTGCCAAGAAAAAGAAAGGAGAAATGAAATGATTGGAGACTTTGAAATAAAGGATGAAGATCTGGCGGCAAGGATAGGAGTTTTAGAAACTAAGCATGGGAAATTAGAGACGCCCTCCTTTTTCCCCGTTGTAAATCCTTTGAGAAATGATATCTCTATAAAAGAGCTAAATTCCATAGGATTTTATAATTTTATAACTAATGCTTATATACTTAAAAAAAATAATCTATTAAATGGCAATATTCATAATAAATTTGAAGAAAATAATATAATTATGACAGACTCTGGTGCTTATCAGATTTTAGAGTACGGTGAGATAAGTCAGGAGAACAAGGATATAGTATCGTATCAAGTTGAGATAAAACCAGATATAGGGGTATTTCTTGACGTTCCAACTGGAAACACTGATGACTGGAACGAAGCTAAAAAATCGGTAGAACTTACTCTGGAAAGAGGTAGAGAGATCATCGAAGTTATAAGAGAAAATCAAGATATAATTTGGACTCACCCTATACAGGGGGGCCCTTTCCTAGACCTGATAGAATACTCCTCTAAACAAGCCTCTAAAATCCCAGAATTCAAAATGTTAGCTTTAGGAAGCCCTACAGTTTTTATGGAAAAATATAGATATTCCAAATTAATCGAAATGATTTATACTGCAAAATCTAACGTAAGTAGAGGCATTCCTTTTCACTTATTTGGGGGAGGAGTTCCCCATCTGATACCTTTTGCTGTAGCCCTTGGAGTTGACACCTTTGACTCAGCCTCTTATATTCTGTTTGCTAGAGATAATAGATATCTAACTAGAGAGAGAACCTACAGATTAGAAGAACTAGACTATTTTCCGTGTAGTTGTCCAGTCTGTTCCAGATACACGCCTAAAGAATTGGCAGAAATGAAATCAGGAGAGAGGTCTAAACTGCTGGCAATTCACAACCTATGGAAAATAAGAGAAGAGATGAACGCAGTAAAGCAGGCAATTAGAGAGGGAAGGCTATTTGAATACATACAGCAGAAAGCTTACTCTCATCCAGCCCTTTACAATGCATTTAAGTCGATCTTAAAATACTCTAGATATCTAGAAAAGTATGATCCTAGAGTTAAGGGATCTGTAAAAGGGGTTCTATTATTTAACTCCGACTCTATAGACAGACCTGAAATTTTGAGACATGTCGAGTTTATGAAAGTTTTCGTCCCAAAAAAGAGAAATGCATTAGTAATTTGTGGAGATAAGCTAAATAGTCCCTTTATTTTAGATCCTAAGGTTAAGTCGATCCTTTCTAAAAATAGAGGTACAGATGTATTCGTAGCACTTCCATTTTATGGGTTAATTCCTGTATCAACGTCTGAAAGTTTTCCGATGTCACAGTTCGAAATGCCAGAAGAGGTCGATAAATTAACGCTAGAGAAAACGGTTTCCTTCATACAATCTTTTCTAAAAGATAAAAATTATGAAGAGATAAAATTTATAGAATGTGAGAAATCGGTCTTATCACATGTAATGTCTATCAACACCGCTCTTGGATAACTCCTTTTGAATCATCTCAAGCTGTCTCTGGAGCTCCTGCTCTATTTTTTTAGCGTCTTCATAAAGTTCTCTGGTGTCTATGTTAAAACCAATAATCTTGTTTATTACATCTACAGCTACAGCTGCTGCTCCTGGATCTAACCTTTCCCTATCAGCATAAGGTAATAGCACAGTAGCTGGTAAATCTTCGATCTCGGCATACACGGTGAAGAGAGCTAATGGACCTACCATGATAAGCTGCTTATTCAGAGTTGGGTACTCTAATTCTATGCTACTCCTGCTAGTTCTCATCCACTTTAACGGATCATTAACGTCCTTGTATCTCTTATCTAGACCTCCAACAAGTATCGAATCTCTTATCTGAACCCTCTTTAACCATTTAACCATTCCGTGAGTAAAATCACTCCATTCTCTTTGAAAGGGTAAGAGATGATTAAGCATTACTAGTACTTTGTATTCATCATCATAAAATAACTCGAACGGAGTAGCTACCCCGTAATCGTCTAGAAACGTCACATCCCTAAGATATTTGGTAAGCACGAATCCTATCCTCCTCATTTTCCTCATCAGCACTAGATGCCTGATTGAAAGATAACCTACTTCTCCTAAAGTCCTAAAACCTGAAATAAATTTAGAGTTTCTCAACTCGTCTTCTGTAATATTCTTTAAGACTACTTTCGTATCCTACACCTCTCCTTTACTGTTACAGCTACCCCCCTTTTATATTCCATCACTTCCTCGCCAGATAGCCTCATCTTACCTACCGCTATTAGCTCATCGCTATTATTTACAATGATGGCCTCATCACCTGCGCGTAAGTTCCTGTCCACATTTATAACGTGTTTGGCGAAAACGTTTCCCTCTTTCATTATTGCTTGTATAACCTCATCATTGACTGTAACTCTCAGCCTAGGTGGGTTAGAACATTTTTTTAATAGCTCTGCAGCAAAAACTGTAATAGAAAATAGTCCATCTTGAGGTCTTAGGACTAAGAAAAGCTTTCCGTCAAGAAGAACGTTTCTTATTCTCCACGTATTAACAGATCTTTGTATTGTAAAAGAGCTCTCGGAATTGAACAGACAGGGAGCTGTACCTATACCAAACTGATAATCCGCAATGGATCTGAGGACGTCTAAGTAGGGTGATGCCTCCTCTGGGTCAGTTACGAATTGTCTTAGTTTACGCTCTCTCATACATACTTCTCTCCCCTGTCTATTACATCTCTACTTAACTTTTTGCTTCTCAGTCTCTCTATAGCTTTCCTAAAATGCGACATTGTTATGGTCTTGCTCTCCTCCCTTATTGCTATGTAACCCGCTTCTGTACATAGATTCTTAATATCCGCACCGCTTAAACCATCGGTAAGTAAAGCTAACTCGTTCACTTTAACTGAATCATCGATCTTCATCCTCTGAAGGTAAATCCTAAAGATCTGCTCTCTTCCATTTACGTCAGGAAGAGGTATCTCTATTAGCCTATCAAACCTACCTGGTCTCAATAACGCAGGATCAAGGATGTCGACCCTATTGGTTGCAGCAATTATTTTTACGTTGTCTAAAGGTTGAAATCCATCAATCTCAGCTAATAGTTGCATTAGAGTTCTCTGTACTTCCCTTTCACCGCTAGTACCCAAATCGATTCTTTTAGCTCCTATTGCGTCTATCTCGTCTATAAAGACTATCGATGGGGCCTTCTTTCTAGCGAGTTCAAAGAGATCTCTAACTACTCTAGCTCCCTCTCCAACGAACTTCTGCGCAAACTCGGAAGCTACAACATGTATGAACGCGGCTTTACTTTCAGTAGCTACAGCCTTAGCTAACATGGTCTTTCCTGTACCAGGAGGTCCGTAAAGAAGCACTCCCTTAGGAGGAATTATCCCTAGGTCTTTAAATAGTTCTGGCCTCTTTAAAGGAAGCTCAACTACCTCTTTTATCTCCTGAATCTGTTGTTCTAGCCCTCCAATATCTTGATATCTAACGTTAGGTTTCTCAACAACCTCCATAGATCTAACTAATGGATCCTCTCTATCTCTCAACACTTCCACTACTGCGGACCCTCTCTGATTTAGGGCCACGTACTTTCCTACCTTAATTGCACTGATATCAACGTTATCTGATACATTAACAACCAAATTAGGCCCTGAAGTGCTTTTTACTATTACTCTACCATCCTCTAATATATCAAGTACTACTGCTTCTATGAGCGGAGGACTTAATAATTTCTCCATTTCAGATTTGTAATAATTTAATTCTTTTCTAAGGCTCTCGGCCTCAATTTGCATCGCCCTGATTTTCTCCTCCAGGATCCTTATAGCGTGCTCGTCATTTACAGA is part of the Metallosphaera cuprina Ar-4 genome and harbors:
- the psmB gene encoding archaeal proteasome endopeptidase complex subunit beta; the encoded protein is MEELPSTAVGVKVQDGIILGAVRRLSYGGYVLSKSAKKVFPIARFGIGGAGLFGDLQALTRIMNANIKYYELYNNRPISTKAAAKLLSIILYQYKYMPFISEVLFGGVDDGQPQLYVLDPLGSLLDDVYAAVGSGARVSIGVLEAEYNESMTLMQGKELTIKSLRASAERDVTSGDGIDILTISRDGKINTEFLSS
- a CDS encoding proteasome-activating nucleotidase — encoded protein: MSDELDLSKDASVNDEHAIRILEEKIRAMQIEAESLRKELNYYKSEMEKLLSPPLIEAVVLDILEDGRVIVKSTSGPNLVVNVSDNVDISAIKVGKYVALNQRGSAVVEVLRDREDPLVRSMEVVEKPNVRYQDIGGLEQQIQEIKEVVELPLKRPELFKDLGIIPPKGVLLYGPPGTGKTMLAKAVATESKAAFIHVVASEFAQKFVGEGARVVRDLFELARKKAPSIVFIDEIDAIGAKRIDLGTSGEREVQRTLMQLLAEIDGFQPLDNVKIIAATNRVDILDPALLRPGRFDRLIEIPLPDVNGREQIFRIYLQRMKIDDSVKVNELALLTDGLSGADIKNLCTEAGYIAIREESKTITMSHFRKAIERLRSKKLSRDVIDRGEKYV
- a CDS encoding proteasome assembly chaperone family protein, which produces MRNSKFISGFRTLGEVGYLSIRHLVLMRKMRRIGFVLTKYLRDVTFLDDYGVATPFELFYDDEYKVLVMLNHLLPFQREWSDFTHGMVKWLKRVQIRDSILVGGLDKRYKDVNDPLKWMRTSRSSIELEYPTLNKQLIMVGPLALFTVYAEIEDLPATVLLPYADRERLDPGAAAVAVDVINKIIGFNIDTRELYEDAKKIEQELQRQLEMIQKELSKSGVDRHYM
- the tgtA gene encoding tRNA guanosine(15) transglycosylase TgtA, with the protein product MIGDFEIKDEDLAARIGVLETKHGKLETPSFFPVVNPLRNDISIKELNSIGFYNFITNAYILKKNNLLNGNIHNKFEENNIIMTDSGAYQILEYGEISQENKDIVSYQVEIKPDIGVFLDVPTGNTDDWNEAKKSVELTLERGREIIEVIRENQDIIWTHPIQGGPFLDLIEYSSKQASKIPEFKMLALGSPTVFMEKYRYSKLIEMIYTAKSNVSRGIPFHLFGGGVPHLIPFAVALGVDTFDSASYILFARDNRYLTRERTYRLEELDYFPCSCPVCSRYTPKELAEMKSGERSKLLAIHNLWKIREEMNAVKQAIREGRLFEYIQQKAYSHPALYNAFKSILKYSRYLEKYDPRVKGSVKGVLLFNSDSIDRPEILRHVEFMKVFVPKKRNALVICGDKLNSPFILDPKVKSILSKNRGTDVFVALPFYGLIPVSTSESFPMSQFEMPEEVDKLTLEKTVSFIQSFLKDKNYEEIKFIECEKSVLSHVMSINTALG
- a CDS encoding Lsm family RNA-binding protein; the encoded protein is MSTPKRILADMNSLLEKTVIIKLTDGRSYSGQLSSYELSPFMISLVNAKDGENNTFYKVVINGDVISEIIAKSTPVFDVREFADLLQKSLGLRPGDVKLYEEVGVITVLERIKVSESGVEGSGPMAQRIYDLYNDYVAKKKKGEMK
- a CDS encoding DNA-directed RNA polymerase subunit G; this encodes MLSNYVFSEICDIVSIKKGELRDLLVISIKCKDIDITLDMISSINMFEQGEKVNLTISKERPEFSERDFCAHGYVVTEKKKKDESYTTIISFFGPLLRISSNESFIEKKGLKIMDHIYFCIKKSTA
- a CDS encoding PUA domain-containing protein, which encodes MRERKLRQFVTDPEEASPYLDVLRSIADYQFGIGTAPCLFNSESSFTIQRSVNTWRIRNVLLDGKLFLVLRPQDGLFSITVFAAELLKKCSNPPRLRVTVNDEVIQAIMKEGNVFAKHVINVDRNLRAGDEAIIVNNSDELIAVGKMRLSGEEVMEYKRGVAVTVKERCRIRK